Below is a window of bacterium DNA.
TGACGCGGGACAAGCATGTCATTCCGCCCAACGGCATGAAGGTGCTGAATCCCTACACGGAGAATGAAGGTTTGATCAAAACGGGACTCGCATACTGTGAGGTCGTTGGAGAGGGACGCATCACGGGGGAGTACTGGCAGTACAGTGAAGCTGAGCAGTACCAGGTTTCACTGCCGCTGGACATCATTCCCGTCCGCAAGAAACACTGGTAACACCCGCGTGAAAGAGCAGCACATGAGCGAAGACGAAAACGTCAAATCCTTCATCGTCGGCAAATACGATGGGGAAGCGGAGGAGAAGGATAACCCGCAATGGATGGAAAAAGGGAAGAGCGTTCGCGTCCCTGAGTCCACCGCCGCACATTATTTCATCGACCGCAAGGTGGAGATGGCGCTGAAGCTGTCGCCGCCGGAGCCAGGGCTCCGCGTCCATGAAATCGGCTGCAGCTTCGGTCACATGACTTCGCTGCTCGCCAGGAAATTCGACCATCTCATCGCGTCCGACATATCTCCGAAAAGCGTGGAAATCGCTGCAGAGCGTTTTCGACACTACGGTATCGACAACGTGGACTTTGTCGTTGCCGATGCGGAAAACATGCCGCAGTTCAAGGACGAGGAATTCGACCGCGTGTATTCTTTTTCCACCATTCGTTTCTGTCCCAATCCCGATCGCGCCATGGCGGAAATTTTCCGATCGATGAAAAGCGGGGGGACACTGGTGGTGGATTTTCCGAATCGCGTGTCTCCCTGGCATGTTCTGATCAAGGCGATATCGGGCATCAACAAACACGAGCACGACAATCTCTACACGAAGCGCACCGCCGTGCAGCTTGTGGAGGATGCAGGCTTTGTCAACGTCGAGGCGGTAGAGTTCCTGTTCACCACCAAGCGGCTTCCCAAAACGGTCCTGCCCATATTCAAACTCGCCGATCGCGTCCTTGAGAAAACCCCGCTGCGCCGTCTCGCCGGCATCATCATGATACGCGCCCGCAAATCCTGACTCGAACAGTAAACCCTGACTCTACGAAAACCAGTGCCATGATATCCGCAGCCTGCTGCAATGACTGACGTGTGCCTGATATGGCCTCCGGCGCCATACGCGTCCGGATTCTGCATCACCGACGATACGGATGCGGCCACCATGGAGCAGGTCCGCTCCGTCTACAACTTTCTCTCGGATCGCGGATTCCCGACCACGAAAACCGTCTGGGCTGTTCCACCTGCGGAGCGCTGCGGACTGCCGCCACTTCCAGATTCCACGCTGCGCGGTATTACGCTGCAGGACGAAGAATACGCCGCGTACTGTGATGCGCTGTTTGCAAAGGGATTTGAAATCTGTCTGCACGGCGCATCCGCGGGAAACAACAGGAGGGAGGTACAGGCGCAGGCACTGGATCTGATGCGCCACCGCTACGGGAATCCCTCAACCTACATCTGTCATTCAAAGAATGCCGACAACCTGTACTGGGAAGAGCAGGTGACGCGTCTGCAACCGTTTCGCATGCTGTTGCAGCGGATGTCCCATCACCGCACGCTCGGCGCGGTTGAGGACAGTCCGTATTTCTGGGGAGACCTCTGCCGGGAGCATGTGAAGTACATTCGACTGCTGCGCACGCGTGCCACTGACACGTTGTCCGCCAATCCCTCCATGCCGTATTATGATCCATCCCGGCCTTATGTAAAGTACTGGTTCAGCGCGACGAAGCGAGCACTGAAGGACTGTGCAACACCAGAGGCGCTGCGCAGTCTGCGCGAGAATCACGGTCTCACTGTGCTGTACCAGTATCTGCACCGATACGCGTATCCTGAGACGCTGGAGTTGAACCCGGATTTTGCAGCGTCCGTTGAGCGCATCCTGCAGAGCGGGGATATCCTCGTTGCACCCGTGGGACGCATGATGGACCGTCTGCGTCTCATGCAGGGTGTTTTTCTGCTTACTCATGGTGAAAGAAACTGGCTGCTGAATATCAAGGATGAGGATGTGACGCATGTCCAGCTTGCGACTCTCGCAGCAAGCAGCAGTACTCTGGTACTCGAGTCCGTCCCTGCCGGTCATATGATCGAGATAGAACTCCCGCGCGACTGGCGTCCCACCGGCCGCAACGTCATTGAGCTGCAATCCGATCTGACGGCCGTACACAGGAGCAAAGCGGGCACGCTCACAGTCAATTGCTCCGACACTGAACGCCGCGCTGCAGACCGATCCATCGGATCTCAGGCAGGCACGCTGCAGCCAATGTCATGGCATTACACATCGCATACCGGTGCCGCACATCGTCCGCTTTCCGTTCTCAGCCGGAAGGAAGAATTCTCCATGCTGGCCGCTCAGAGCTGGATCATCCTGAGGGAAATCCTGCTCAGACGCCGCCACATGAATCCCGAAAAACACCTCGGCGAAGAAGAAATCGCGCTCGAGAACCACGACAACTGGTAAAAACCGAAAAAAATATGCAGTTTCTGCATATTCTGCTGTCTTGAATTATGCAGTTTCTGTATAATTCCCGGTCATCGCGGCTTTAAACGAAGGAACGATGCACCAGAGCAGGTGTCTTTGAGACAAGTACAGACCGCCGGATTGACAGTCATACAAGGGCTGGAGGGAATATGCACCCACTTTGTAAAATCACCATCGTCTGCGTCGCGATCGGAATCTGTGTTCCGCTGACCAGTTCAGCTCAATGGACAGAAGTCGATCTTCCTCGTCCTGACTACCTTGCGACGCCCCCTGCGATTCCTAACCTTGGTCCCTTCGAATGGGCGGATTCCCTCAACGGCTTCGTATTTGAGATGAATGGCTCGTTCTACCGCACGCAGGATGGGGGAGAGTCCTGGTTGCGTGATTCGCTTAACATGGCCGGATACGACAGCGTCCGCCACCATTTCACCGTCCGAACATGCGATTTCGCGAACGCGAGTTTTGGTGTCGTCACGATAGCGCGGTCATATGCTGATCGAGATAGTCTATTGTTCATTACGACCGATGGGGGGAGCAGCTGGGAGCGAAGACCTCTTTCTGTTCCTGACAGGTACAAGATGATTGCAGAGCAGTTGCTGCCACTCGACAACGGAAATCTGATTCACTTTCTGTCAATCCACGCACCGGACAGTCTCGGCGACTATAGCGTGCGACTGGATCTTATGCGGTTATCCACCGACCGGGGTAAGAACTGGTCCGTCTTTTCCATCGATACCGTGGATCGGCGGGTATCGTTTCTCCCAACTCGCTTCTGGATCCGTGTCGATTCTCTTCACTACTATAAAATCGAATACGGCTTCGAAACAGTCAGTGAGCATGTCGGATTCACGTCGTACAGTGCTGACGGCGGTCAAACCTGGATCATGCTCAAACATCCATACCCGAGCAATCATCCACTGTACGTTGGCCGCATCTCAGGAAGTGCAGGGCACGTGGCGAGAGTGAACGATACCGGAATAGTCGTTTCATTTGGAGGCAGGACGCTCGTTACCCGTGACGTAAAGCGTCATTATGCCGACTGGGGTTGGATTCGGTCAGAAGATGTTTTTCCTGAAACACCGGGTTACTATGTCACGGACATGTCCTATATCGACGGTTGGCTGCTTTGTTTTCGCAAAAGCCCTTACAACTCAGACGCATCTGACACCGTGTGGATTGCCAACATGCAGGGAAATCGCAAACAGCATGGATTCCCAGCTCCGAAAAAGAATCTCAATGAACCTCGACTTCACACTCCTGCGGCAACGCGCATTTTTCTCAAAGACGGTGCCCATATCTGGCGTTTCGATCGCGACGTTGTGACCGTACAGCGCTTCGAAATTCCAGCCGAAATTGGACCAGGTTTCGAGATATATCCGAATCCACTTATGCTGCGAAATACATCAAGGACACTACATGTGGATTTCAGCAGGGACGGAACGGGGTCGGATTTCGGTACGGTGCGGATCCATGATTTGCGAGGCAGGCTCTGCGCTGAACACAGATGGAACTGGCACGGACAAACAAATCACGTTGTCGATATCACGCTTCCGGAATGGCTGCCGGCTGGAATGTATCTGGTCACAACCGAGACAAATAAATTTCAGATGGACACCAAGAGACTCATCCTGATGGACTGACTGGCTTTTCGTCTTTGACGCAATACGAAAAGAATGTAATTTGAGGGAATGAACCGTGTAAGGACAAAGTCTGCGCAACGATCGCCGCTCTCAGGACGTCTCTGAAAGCAGGGCACAGGCAGACATTATGTTACTTTACATAATATTTATTATCGGAAGTTAATACAGCATATATAGAGCGTTATGAAGGAATCCACTAAAAAGAACTGGGACGATTTCTGGGATCAGAAATCCGATACCAAGGAAGTTTATGCGAATACGGATCGCATACGGCACAACCTTTCCCGCAATATGGATCTCGATGGCAAACGTATCCTTGAAGTCGGCGCCGGTACAGGTCGTGACAGTTTTTACATGTCACAGGACGGCGCGTCGCTCGTCCTTCTCGATTATTCAATGAATTCCCTGAAGATCATCCGGAACAATCTGCCGAACACGGACAATATTGGGGCTGTCGGCGGCGATGCTTTCGCGCTGCCGTTTCCTGATAATTCTTTCGATGCGGTGTTTCATCAGGGACTGCTGGAACATTTCCGCGAAACGGACGCGGAAAATCTGCTGAAGGAAAATATCCGTGTCCTCAAACCCGGCGGACTCCTGGTCGTCGACGTACCACAGCGCTGGCACATTTACACGGCCATCAAACACGTCCTTATAGCCCTGAATTCCTGGTTTGCGGGCTGGGAACGTGAATTTTCCGTCTCGGAGCTTCGTAAACTGCTTAAAAAGCTCGGAATGCAGCCCGTGGACGCCTACGGTGAATGGATGTATCCCAGCCTCTTTTACCGGACCTTCCGCGAGGCATTCTACAAAATAGGCGTCAAACTCCCTCTCTATCCGCGTATGATTCCGCCAGTTTCGCGCCTTCGTGAGAAAATCCGCAAAGGAATGGACGGTTCCCCGCTCAAACTCAACACCTCGCTCTCCATCGGCGTCATAGCGAAGAAATGACATACCTCAGATTGCAGATGTCAAATTGCAGATTACAGATTGCAAACTTGGCCGGAGCAGGGATTGCTTTCCCTGCCCTGTCCTCTGAAGCCTGTCAACTTCATGAAAGCAATCCCTGGCTACGAATCCGGAATGGAAAAATGAAATGAGTCAACGATGGAAATATCACATCCACGAAGTATGTTTCCATCTTTCCATTCTTCAATCTTTCCATTGTAAAGCTATATCTCTATATGCTATTATCAACATGAGATAATGACAGATAACAAGCTAAAAATACTGGTATTTAACTGGCAGGACCTTACAAATCCGTTAGCAGGTGGGGCTGAGGTACATCTGCACGAAGTGTTTGAAAGGTTGGCTGCGCGAGGACATGAAGTGACGCTGTACTGTCACTATTTCAAAGGGGCAAAACACGAGGAAATACGAAACGGGATACGGATTATTCGTCAAGGGGGACGATTTTTCTTCAATTTCCACGTTCCACTGGCCTATTTTCGTCGTTTTCGCAGGGAGAATTATGATGTGGTGGTCGATGACGTCAACAAAATCCCCTTCTATACGCCTCTTTTCTGCCGTGAACCCGTCCAGGGCGTAACGCATCACCTCTTTGGAAAGAGTATTTTCCTTGAGACCGTGTTCCCTCTGGCTGCCTATGTCTACCTGATGGAACGACTCATTAAACCGGTATATCGGAAGGTGCATTTCATCATCGGTTCTCCAAGTACATCGAAAGAATACCTGGAATGGGGCTTTCCCAAGGATCAGGTATCCGTTGTTAACTACTGTGTCAACAAGCAGATATACTATCTTGATGAAAGTAATACCTATCATCGTAATCGGATTGGGTATTTCGGAAGATTGAAGAAGTACAAGTCGGTCGATCACCTGATCAGGGCGATGGACAGGCTGCGTGACGACTATCCGGATCTTCATCTCGACATCATCGGTGATGGTGATGACAAATCCAGGCTCGAGGCGCTCACAACGGAACTGAAGCTCGGGGAACGTATCACGTTTCACGGTTTCATTGATGAGGAAGCCAAGGCTCCCCTTCTGCAGCAGATGAACTTTGTAGTGAATACGTCTTCAAAGGAAGGCTGGGGACTCACCGTCGTCGAAGCCAACGCCTGTGGCGCTCCTGTCGTCGCCGCGAATGTACCGGGACTCAGGGATTCCGTCGTCGACGGAGAGACCGGGCTGCTTTACGATTTCGGCAATATTGACGACCTGATCGCCAAAATGAAGGTGTTTCTCGACTCCACAGAAACGCGTGACGCGTTCCGTGAGCGCGCACTGGCCTGGGCTGCGAAATTCGACTGGGAGCACGCTGCCACCGAAACCGAGCAGCTCATCCGCCGTACCATCGCCCGCTGGCGGTAACTGGTGCTGTATCAGTAACCGAGATTCTTGAGGAAGCCCTCGGTGATACCAGACTCCCCGGTGCTGGAGCGAACGTAGTTCAGGACGTATTTCCCTATCATATCGAGTTCGATGTTGACGCGTGTGCCGCGGGTGTAGGTGTGGAACAGGGTTTCCGCAAAGGTATGCGGGATGACGGAGACGCGGAAACTGCCACCGAACTTTTCAGCGACGGTCAGACTGACACCATCGACCGCGATGCTGCCGACGGGAATGATGTTCGCGGAGGCCGATTCAGGGAATGAGACTTCTACCATCCAGCTGTCATCGCGCTTTTCCGTGCCCAGAATTTCTGATGTGAAATCCACATGGCCCTGCACGAAGTGCCCGCCCAGCTTCCCATTCGCCCTGAGTGCGCGTTCGAGGTTCACGGCTGCGCCACGCTGTAATGCACCGAGGGTGGACTTCAGCATGGTTTCCTCAACTGCTTCGACAGTGAAGCTGCGGCCGGAAAATGCGACCACCGTCAGACAGACACCGTTGATGGCGATACTGTCCCCGATGCTGCAGTCCTCAAGCGCTGTGCTTGCCTCAATTTCCAGTTTCCTGCCCTTGCCGAACGGAAGCACTGTCAGGAGGCGTCCCTGCTCTTCAATGATACCGGTAAACATCTCAATCCTCCCGTGCTGGTCTGAGAATAGTATAGACATCGTCGCCCATGCGAAGGACGTCCTCAACGCGGAAACGCCAGGCATCGGAGAGATGCAGGGGACGCAACGCGGAAAAAGCCCCTCTTCCCTGCCCAATGATCTTTGGAGCGGTGAACACGTCCAGTCGGTCCACAAATCGTGCCCGGAGAAACGCTGAAAAGATCTCGGCTCCTCCCTCGACAAGTATGGAGCGAATCCCGTACTTGCTGTACAGCGTCGTCAGAGCCGCCTTGAGGGATGCGAATTCCATGACGTCCGTCGTGGCTTCGAGCACCTGCACTCCACGCTTGCGGAAGCGCGCGACGGACTCCCCATGCTCACGTGCGCTTTTCTTCGAGGTCACCACGATGGTTTCATCTTTTCGTTCATCACTGAATACAACCGCGGATTGCGGAAGATTCCAGGAACGCGTAAGCACGATGCGTTTCGGGTGCCGACCCTTGATATGACGGACGTTGAGTGATGGATTGTCCTTCCGTACGGTTTCCGCGCCGACGAGGACGGCATCGTACAGCGATCGCAGGCGATGCACTTCCGTGCGGGATTCCTCGGAGGTAATCCAGTGCGAGGTGCCTTTCATCGCAGCGATGTAGCCATCCATTGTCTGCGCGACCTTGCAGAGCACGAAGGGACGCTTTTGCACGGCGTTTACGAGATACACTTCATTGAGTGCCTCACAGCGTTCGCGCTCGACATCTTCGACTACGGCGATGCCCGCCTGGCGAAGCCGTTCGGCCCCGGAGCCAGTGACGTCGGGATTCGGATCGGGCATGCCGATGACGACTTTGCGCACTCCTGCTTCAATCAGCGCTTCGCTGCAAGGTGGCGTTTTGCCGAAATGGTTGCAGGGCTCGAGTGAGACATACACAGTGCTTCCACGCGCCTTGCTTCCGGCGTCCCGCAGGGCCTCGACTTCCGCATGCGCACCGCCGTACTGCTGATGCCATCCCTTGCCGACAATGCGTCCGCCATTGACGATGATGCAGCCAACCATGGGATTGGGTTCGACGCTGCCGCGTCCCCGCTCCGCCAGCTGCAGGCACTTCATCATGTACTGGCTGTCTTTTTTCATGGCTACTCGAGTCGCATGATTTTCCGAATTTTCGGGAATTCCCGTCCCGTAACAATACCCAACCGCTCGTACACCATCAAGGCCGTGGAAATTTTTCTGCTGCCGCGATTGCCGCTCAGTGGAACACGCGTTTCTCCTTCCACAACCATGGTGGCACTGCTGCCGCCGTCAAGGTTCATCGCCTGCCAGGCACCGCGTGCAATCTGCAGCCGGGCCAGTGTGGCGAGTGGAACGCCCCTGCGCCTGTGCCTGCGATTGTAAGGTTCGACAGTGATGAGAATCAGCGTATCACCGCTGCGGGACACACCGATGCTGCTTCTGCCGTAATGTCCCTCGACGAAGCGTGTTTTCCGGAGTCCTTCTTCTTCCCATTCCACACTCACTTCCCCGTCGCGGACGATGCGGGGCGTGCCGCCCGTCATCTGTACGACAGGTCCAGGAACGACGGGATCGAGCCGGCTGGCTATCGAAAAGGTGTCGCCCACGAACAGTGAGGAGAACAGCGGGAAAGGGCCTTTCCCGAATGAGAGTACGCCACCGTTGTCGGGTATGGCAACGAAACCGGTGTCCATTCCCGTCACCCGACATGGGATGATCGTGTTCGCCGCAGGCGGATACAGGTAAGTGAACTGCAGTTTCAGCGTGCCGGATTCGGGACTGATCGACCACACGCTGTCCATTTTCGCCATGATCAGCGTATCGATGGCGGATTCGGAATCATCGGTGATGGTGTCACGTGAGGATTCCCGTATGCCGAGTGTGTCGATGAACGGGACGCTGGGACCAAAAAATGACGTGTACAGTACGACTTCGGCGGAGTCGACCCTGCGGTTGAGGCGGCTGACAGGGATATCCCCGAGCCGCGTCTGCATTGTGACGTCCATGCGGAAGGTGTCAATGACCACGGTGTTGTTTTCCGTGAAAGCGACAGACGACCAGTTCTTGTATTGCCGTGCTATCAGCAGTTCTCCGTCGCTGACGGTGGGACCCATGGGATGAATCGTGCCGGCCTTCCAGAAGTTTGCGTTGCAGCCTGCCAGCACACGCACAGGGGCCACAATACTGTCGTAACGATGCAGTATGCTGTGTACCTGTTCGAGTCCTGAAATGTGATCGAGTCCCTTCCCCAGTCTCACACCAACGAGAGGGTTTTTGAGGTCAATCTGCAGGGTATGCACGGAGAGCCGGGTCTTCGGTACGTACGCATGCGAATACAATACGCCCGGGGCCAGCTCGCGGCTGCTGTCAGGCGGCAGCGCCGTTTCGCGGTCCGGCTGAGCCTGCGCCACTGAAGGCGTCAGCAACACGGCGCAAAGGAGCATGACAGAGACAATGCTCACATGTCGCAGAAAGTGTTTTTGTGATGAGCTGCGCACGCCATGGAATATGCGGGCCGCGAGTGTCGATGGGGCTACAGCGCGTAAAGATACGGTATGAGGATTCATCCTTCCGCGCGGTCAGGCAATATTTTCAACAGCTGTACTGAGCGTGACACCGGCAAGATCGGCTGCAGTACGCGCAATCCCGAGCGCATCGAGATTGAGACTGCGATGCAGTTCCTCCTGCGAGCCCTGCTCGATGAACTCGTCCGGCAAACCGTGGACGCGGAGATGCATGTTCGGAAGCTTCTTCTGTGCAAAATACTCCGCAACTGCCGAACCGAAACCACCGAGCACGGCATTGTCCTCAACAGTAAGAACGTACTGGAAGCGCGTCGCGATATCGTCAAGCAGATCGGTATCAAGTGGTTTGACGAAACGCATGTTTACGATCTCGGCGTTGATGCCGCCGTTCTGCAGCAGCTCGGCAGATTTCATGGCATACGACACCATATTGCCGACAGCGAGAATGGCAACGTCCTCGCCTTTCCGCAGACAGACGGCTTTGCCGATCTGAACCTGCTGGAATTCCTTGCGCAATTCGAGTCCTGACGCCTTGCCGCGCGGATAGCGCAGTGCAATGGGACCCTTGTGCTCCACAGCGGTGTAAAGCATGTCGCGAAGTTCCTGTTCGTCAGCAGGCGCCATGATCACCAGTCCCGGTATGACGCGCAGATAGCTGAGATCGTACGCCCCATGATGCGTGGGCCCATCAGCACCGACGAGTCCGCCCCGATCAATGGCGAACACGACGTGCAGATCCTGGATGGCGACATCGTGAATAACCTGGTCGAACGCGCGCTGCAGGAACGTTGAGTAGATAGCGGTCACGGGAACGTAGCCTTCGGTGGCCATTCCGGCCGCGAAGGTCACCGCATGCTGTTCGGCGATGCCGACATCGAAATATTTATCGGGTTCCTCACGCTGCAGTTTGTCGAGTCCGGTACCTGAAGACATCGCGGCCGTAATCCCGACGACCCTGTCGTTCTCCCGAACGAGGTCCACCAGTGCATCGGCAAACACCGCGGTGTAGCTCGGTGCGACCGAAGCGCTTTTCGGCGACTTGCCGGTCATCTTGTCAAAGGGACTCACACCGTGAAGGTTCATGCCGTCCTTCTCAGCCGGCGCATAGCCTTTGCCCTTCTGGGTGATGACATGCACAAGGACGGGACCACTCCAGTCCTGCACTTCCTCGAAAATCTTTGTAAGCGTCACCACGTTGTGTCCGCTGATGGGACCGAAGTAACGGAAACCGAGCGCTTCAAAAAGCATTCCGGGGGTAAGAACGGACTTGATTCCTCCCTCGAGTCGCGCTGCGACCTTACGGAGACGGTCGCCGATATGGTCGAGCTTCCCGGCGAGATCCCAGATGTTCGCGCGGAAACGGTTGTATGTCGGTGAGGCGATGATCTCGTTGAAATAATTGGAAATCGCCCAGACATTCGGTGCGATGGACATGTTGTTGTCGTTGAGGACCACAACCATATTCTTTTTCAGCAGTCCGCAGTTATTCATGGCTTCATACGCCATTCCTCCCGTCATGGCGCCGTCACCGATGACGCTCACCACACGGTAGTCTTCTCCCTTGAAATCACGCGCAACGGCGATGCCCAGCGCTGCTGAAATGGATGTGGTGGCATGTCCCGCACCAAAGACGTCGTATGGACTCTCCTTCCGCTTGAGGAAACCACTGATACCGCCATACTGGCGAATCGTATGGAAACGATCCTTGCGTCCTGTGATAATTTTGTGCGGATACGCCTGATGGCCGACATCCCAGATAATCTTGTCTTCCGGTGTCTGGAACGCGTAATGCAGCGCGACCGCCAGTTCCACGGTTCCGAGCCCTGCACCCAGGTGTCCACCCGTACGGGCGACATTATCGATCAAAAATGTGCGGATATCCGCACAGAGCTGCCGAAGGTCGTTTGCTTCGAGCTTCCGGATATCGGAGGGATCGTTTACCCTGTCAAGAATGGGTGTATGTGATGAGGTGGACATGCGAACCAGGGTTGTTTCTGGGGTACTATTCTTCGTCGACGTCGAGCAGTTCGAATACGCCGTCAGACCGCTTACGTAATTCCTTGATTTTCTGTCGAGCTTCAGACAGATACGTAACACATTTTTCGACGATAACAATCCCTTCCTCGTAGAGTTTCATGCTTTCTTCGAGAGCGGTGTCATCGTCGTCCAGCTTCTGCACGATCTCGTTCAGCCGCGCAAGCTGCTTTTCGAAGGTTTCATTTGTCTTTTTCGCCATGGTCTTCCGTTTGAAGAATATTGGCCTGCGCATTTCCATCGCGCAGAGTGAGTGAGATAAAATCGCCGGGCTGCAGCTGATGGACGGAGGTGACGGGTTCGTCGCCGCGACGTATCAACACGGCGCCCCTGCGGAAGAAGTGGGCGGGATTATGCGCCGCGAGACGCTGTTTGAGCACCTCTACGGTGTGCGTTCGTTTCTCAATGCTGCGCTCCTGAGCAGCGAGTCGCTGAGCCGCGAGCTCGATGCCATGCCGTCTGCTGTCAAGCGCCTGCTTCACGCTGCGGCGCATACGTTCGTGTCTGTCGTCAACCGTCTGAACGGCGCTGCTCAGCTGTCCTTCAAGCCGCGAAAAGGCACGGTCTCCGAGAAGCAAACGAAGCTGTTGGCGACGCGCATACAGACTGGAATCTACGAATTTCCATGCAGTAAACGTAATGTTTTCAAGGTCCCGGAGCAGTTCACTTCGTGAAGGCACCACGATCTCGCCGGCGACGGAGGGTGTGGCCGCGCGTCTGTCCGCAGCGAAATCCGCGATGGTATAATCGACTTCATGTCCTACCGCACTGATAACGGGGATATGCGATCGAGCGATAGCACGGGCAACGATTTCCTCGTTGAATGCCCAGAGATCCTCGATCGATCCGCCTCCCCTGCCCGTAATGATGACGTCGATACCGGTATCTTTCGCGCTCAGATTATACTCATTACAGAGGTCGAGGGCGTCCGCGATCTGCTGTGCCGCGACAGCGCCCTGTACCTGGACAGGCAGCATGACCAGCTGCACGCTGGGATTCCTCCTGCGAATGACACTGATCATGTCTCGCACCGCAGCGCCTGTTTTCGATGTCACGAGCGCCACCGTGGAGGGATACGGAGGCAATGCCCGTTTCCGCGCGTCGTCGAACAACCCTTCGTCATGGAGTTTCCGCTTCAGTTTGTCAAACGCGATCTGCAATGCACCTGCGCCGCGTGGCTGCATGGCGCTGACGACAATCTGGTAATTCCCACGAGGTTCGTAGACGGTAAGACGCCCGGTGCACACAACTTCCATCCCGTTTTCCGGGCGAAAAAACACGCCTTGCGCGCTTCCGCGAAACATCACGGCTGAGAGCTGTGCGTCCACGTCCTTCAGCGTGAAGTACCAGTGGCCGGAGGAATGCCGATGAAAATTGGAGATTTCCCCGGCGACGGACACCGTGCCGAACTGGCGTTCAAGCACATCCTTGATCTGCCGCGTCAGCTGCGATATGGTGAG
It encodes the following:
- a CDS encoding methyltransferase domain-containing protein; this encodes MKESTKKNWDDFWDQKSDTKEVYANTDRIRHNLSRNMDLDGKRILEVGAGTGRDSFYMSQDGASLVLLDYSMNSLKIIRNNLPNTDNIGAVGGDAFALPFPDNSFDAVFHQGLLEHFRETDAENLLKENIRVLKPGGLLVVDVPQRWHIYTAIKHVLIALNSWFAGWEREFSVSELRKLLKKLGMQPVDAYGEWMYPSLFYRTFREAFYKIGVKLPLYPRMIPPVSRLREKIRKGMDGSPLKLNTSLSIGVIAKK
- a CDS encoding T9SS type A sorting domain-containing protein, which translates into the protein MHPLCKITIVCVAIGICVPLTSSAQWTEVDLPRPDYLATPPAIPNLGPFEWADSLNGFVFEMNGSFYRTQDGGESWLRDSLNMAGYDSVRHHFTVRTCDFANASFGVVTIARSYADRDSLLFITTDGGSSWERRPLSVPDRYKMIAEQLLPLDNGNLIHFLSIHAPDSLGDYSVRLDLMRLSTDRGKNWSVFSIDTVDRRVSFLPTRFWIRVDSLHYYKIEYGFETVSEHVGFTSYSADGGQTWIMLKHPYPSNHPLYVGRISGSAGHVARVNDTGIVVSFGGRTLVTRDVKRHYADWGWIRSEDVFPETPGYYVTDMSYIDGWLLCFRKSPYNSDASDTVWIANMQGNRKQHGFPAPKKNLNEPRLHTPAATRIFLKDGAHIWRFDRDVVTVQRFEIPAEIGPGFEIYPNPLMLRNTSRTLHVDFSRDGTGSDFGTVRIHDLRGRLCAEHRWNWHGQTNHVVDITLPEWLPAGMYLVTTETNKFQMDTKRLILMD
- a CDS encoding phosphodiester glycosidase family protein codes for the protein MLLCAVLLTPSVAQAQPDRETALPPDSSRELAPGVLYSHAYVPKTRLSVHTLQIDLKNPLVGVRLGKGLDHISGLEQVHSILHRYDSIVAPVRVLAGCNANFWKAGTIHPMGPTVSDGELLIARQYKNWSSVAFTENNTVVIDTFRMDVTMQTRLGDIPVSRLNRRVDSAEVVLYTSFFGPSVPFIDTLGIRESSRDTITDDSESAIDTLIMAKMDSVWSISPESGTLKLQFTYLYPPAANTIIPCRVTGMDTGFVAIPDNGGVLSFGKGPFPLFSSLFVGDTFSIASRLDPVVPGPVVQMTGGTPRIVRDGEVSVEWEEEGLRKTRFVEGHYGRSSIGVSRSGDTLILITVEPYNRRHRRRGVPLATLARLQIARGAWQAMNLDGGSSATMVVEGETRVPLSGNRGSRKISTALMVYERLGIVTGREFPKIRKIMRLE
- the ribD gene encoding bifunctional diaminohydroxyphosphoribosylaminopyrimidine deaminase/5-amino-6-(5-phosphoribosylamino)uracil reductase RibD, whose amino-acid sequence is MKKDSQYMMKCLQLAERGRGSVEPNPMVGCIIVNGGRIVGKGWHQQYGGAHAEVEALRDAGSKARGSTVYVSLEPCNHFGKTPPCSEALIEAGVRKVVIGMPDPNPDVTGSGAERLRQAGIAVVEDVERERCEALNEVYLVNAVQKRPFVLCKVAQTMDGYIAAMKGTSHWITSEESRTEVHRLRSLYDAVLVGAETVRKDNPSLNVRHIKGRHPKRIVLTRSWNLPQSAVVFSDERKDETIVVTSKKSAREHGESVARFRKRGVQVLEATTDVMEFASLKAALTTLYSKYGIRSILVEGGAEIFSAFLRARFVDRLDVFTAPKIIGQGRGAFSALRPLHLSDAWRFRVEDVLRMGDDVYTILRPARED
- a CDS encoding riboflavin synthase; this translates as MFTGIIEEQGRLLTVLPFGKGRKLEIEASTALEDCSIGDSIAINGVCLTVVAFSGRSFTVEAVEETMLKSTLGALQRGAAVNLERALRANGKLGGHFVQGHVDFTSEILGTEKRDDSWMVEVSFPESASANIIPVGSIAVDGVSLTVAEKFGGSFRVSVIPHTFAETLFHTYTRGTRVNIELDMIGKYVLNYVRSSTGESGITEGFLKNLGY
- a CDS encoding class I SAM-dependent methyltransferase; translated protein: MSEDENVKSFIVGKYDGEAEEKDNPQWMEKGKSVRVPESTAAHYFIDRKVEMALKLSPPEPGLRVHEIGCSFGHMTSLLARKFDHLIASDISPKSVEIAAERFRHYGIDNVDFVVADAENMPQFKDEEFDRVYSFSTIRFCPNPDRAMAEIFRSMKSGGTLVVDFPNRVSPWHVLIKAISGINKHEHDNLYTKRTAVQLVEDAGFVNVEAVEFLFTTKRLPKTVLPIFKLADRVLEKTPLRRLAGIIMIRARKS
- a CDS encoding glycosyltransferase family 4 protein; amino-acid sequence: MFERLAARGHEVTLYCHYFKGAKHEEIRNGIRIIRQGGRFFFNFHVPLAYFRRFRRENYDVVVDDVNKIPFYTPLFCREPVQGVTHHLFGKSIFLETVFPLAAYVYLMERLIKPVYRKVHFIIGSPSTSKEYLEWGFPKDQVSVVNYCVNKQIYYLDESNTYHRNRIGYFGRLKKYKSVDHLIRAMDRLRDDYPDLHLDIIGDGDDKSRLEALTTELKLGERITFHGFIDEEAKAPLLQQMNFVVNTSSKEGWGLTVVEANACGAPVVAANVPGLRDSVVDGETGLLYDFGNIDDLIAKMKVFLDSTETRDAFRERALAWAAKFDWEHAATETEQLIRRTIARWR